A region of the Thioploca ingrica genome:
CAAGCCTTACGCAAACAGGATACTTTTTTACGGTTAGTCTTAGACAATATTCCGCAATTGATTTCCTGGAAAGATATTAATCTCGTATTTCTAGGCTGTAATCAACGTGTTGCTCAATTTGCCAACCTCAATAGCACCGATGACATCATCGGCAAAACGGACTTTGATTTAATCTGGCGAGACTATGCCGAACATTTTCAACATCAAGATCGACAGGTCATCGAAACCAATACCCCAATTTATCATGCCATTGATCAAGTCTTACGTTCGGATGGGCGTTTATTTTGGTGGGAAGTCAACAAAATTCCCTTGTATGATGATAGTGGTAAAGTGGTTGGTGTCTTAGGCACGGTTGAAGATATTACGGCACATAAACAAGCCGAAGATGCCTTAAAACAAGCCCATGAACGTTTTAAAATTGTGTTAAATAGTTTGAATTCAGCCGTTTATGTGAGTGATATGCAAACCAATGAAATTTTATTCGTCAATCACTCTATTCAAAAACTGTTTGCTCAAGAATTAGTCGGGACGATTTGTTGGCAAACTTTGCAACCCGTTGGACAATCAGCCGTTTGTGATTTTTGTACCAATTCGCGATTAATTTCAACCACCGGACAACCCACCGGCGTTTGTACCTGGGAGTATCACAATAAGCGCTTGAATAAGTGGTTTTATGTTCAAGACTGCGCCATTCCATGGGATGATGGTCATTTAGTCCGCTTATCCGTCGCGACGGATATTACTGAACGCAAACAAACTGAAGATAAACTCCGCGAAAGAGAAGCTCGATTAAAAGCCATTTTTGACAATGCCGCCACCGGAATTGTGCTCATTAATATGAAAGGGCAAATTATTCAATGTAATACCAAATGGTTAGAAATGACTGGTTATACGCCAGCCGCGATCGGTTCGTTAAGTTATTTCAGTTTAATCCACCTGGATGACATCAAATATCAGCAAAACTATTATAAACAACTCATTAATAAGGAAATTAAAAGCTATCAGGTTGAACAACGGTTATTGAAAAACAATGGCGAGTTATTTTGGGTGAATGTGTCGGTTACGGCTATCTACGATTCAACCGAAATGTTAGAAGCGTTGGTTGGGATTATGGTGGATATCACTGAACGTAAACAAGTTGAATCGGCCTTACGTCAAAGTGAAGAACGTTTTGACTTAGCTATGCAAGGTAGCAATGACGGCTTATGGGATTGGAATCTCGATACCGATAGCGTTTATTTTTCACCCCGGTGGAAACAAATGATCGGCTTCCAGGAACAAGAAATGAGCAACCGTTTTGAAGAGCTCATTAACCGAATTCATCCGGATGATTCTTCCTTAGTTTTAGCCAAAATAGAAGACTATCTCAGTAAAAAAACACCCGTTTATGAAGTTCAATTCCGACTGCAACATAAAGAAGGCCATTTTATCTGGATATTAAGTCGTGGTATCGCGGTATGGAATAAACAAGGGATAGCTTATCGTTTTATTGGTACCCACATGGATTTGACCGCGCAAAAACAAGCAGAACAAGCTTTACGTGAGAGTGAAATCTATTGGCGAAATTTAATTGAAGGCGCATTAATTGGTCTACTTTTGGTTGATACTCAAGGCAAAATTATTGAAGCCAATCCCGCTTATGCCCATATTGTTGGCTATCCATTAGAAGAATTATATCAATTAACCATTTGGGACATTACCCCCAAAAAGTACTTCAGTCTAGAACAAAAACAATTGCATTTGCTCAAAACCACCGGTCGCTTTGGGCCAATCGAAAAAGAATATATTCATAAACACAACTACTTAGTTCCAGTCAGATTATCGGGATTATTGGTGACTAGAAAAGGTAAGCATTTGATTTGGTGTAATGTCGAAGACATTACTGATCAAAAACAAGCCAAAGCCAAATTACAAAACGCTTATCGTGAGCTCGCTCGGTTCAAAACGATACTCGATATTACCCTCGATAGTCTCTTTATGTTTGATGACGAAACTTATCGATTTTTATATGTTAATCAAGGTGCTATCCAGCAGTTTGGTTATTCTGCTGAGGAATTATTACAAAAAACGCTGTTGGACTTACGAACCGAGTTAGCGACGGAACGTTTTGAAACGGTAGTGAACACTTTGCGGAATCATTCACAACCCACGACTACCTTTGAAACCACCTTACAGTATAAAGAAGGTAACCAAATTCCAGTAGAAATCTTTTTACAATATATCCAGATTCCCGGACAAGTTAAATGCTTTGTCGCTATTATGCGCAATATTAGTGAGCGTAAGCAAATGGAACAAGCGTTACGTCAGAGCAAAGCCGAGTTAGAAATTACCGTAGCGCAACGCACTCAGGAATTACAAGAGAAACAAAAATTACTCGAAGAACAACAGAAATTTACGGCGCTAGTCGAAAATAGTAATGATGTTATTGGCATATCAACCTTGGAAGGACAAGTTTCATACTTAAATAAAGCCGGTCGTCGCTTAGTCGGTTTAGAACAAAATCAACGCCCGTTAGAAAAAACTCAACTCACTGATTATCTAGCTGAATCCCTCAGACCATTGTGGCAGCAAGCGATTTTTCCCAAAGTATTGCAACAAGAACATTGGGAAGGTGAAGTTCAATTACGCCATTTTCAAACCGGTCAACTCATCGAAACCCACAGTAATGTGTTTATCGTTAGACATCCGCATACGGGGATCCCTCTCTGTCTAGCCACCGTGACTCGCGATATTACTGAACAAAAACGGGCGAGTATTCAATTACAACAAGCTAAAGAAGCAGCCGAAGCGGCTAATCGAGCTAAAAGTACTTTTTTAGCCAATATGAGTCATGAATTACGTACCCCTCTCAACGGAATTTTAGGATACACTCAGATTCTCAGTCGCGATCGGACTTTAAGTAATAAACATAAACAAGGGATTCATATTATCGAACGCAGTGGTCATTATTTATTGACGTTAATTAACGATATTTTAGATTTGTCCAAAATTGAAGCCGGAAAACTCGAACTTTATCCCGTTGATTTTAACTTTATACACTTTATTCAAAGTATTACTGAAATATTTCAAGTCCGTGCTCAACAAAAGGGAATCACTTTTATTTATGAACCCTTATCGTCGCTACCAATGGGTATACATGCAGATGACAAACGCTTACGCCAAATTCTGCTAAATTTATTAGGTAATGCCATTAAATTTACTCATCAAGGTCAAGTTAAACTCCAAGTGGGTTATGATAAAAATAAGGTGCGGTTTCAAGTCGAAGATACCGGGATTGGCATTGCTGCGGCAGAAATCGATAAAATATTTTTACCTTTTCAACAAGTGGGTGATCCAACTTATCGAATTCAAGGCACTGGGTTAGGACTAGCCATTACCAAAAAATTGGTTGAACTGATGGGGAGTGAACTCCAAGTCGACAGTGTTTTAGGTCAAGGCAGTCTGTTTAGAATTGAATTAGAATTACCAGCGGTGGTGGGCTTAGAAACCACTGAACCGCTTGAAAGTCAAGCACTCATCACCGGTTATCGTGGTCGAGACGAACTCGCCAAGCGTTATAAAATTTTAGTGATTGATGATCAACTAGAAAACCGTTTAGTTATCGTCAATTTATTAACCCCTCTCGGCTTTGAAGTTATCGAAGCACCTCATGGTCAAGAGGGCTTAGACAAAGTACAAACTGAGTCACCCAATTTAATTATACTGGATTTAATTATGCCAGTGATGAATGGTTTTGAATTTGTTCAACAATTGAGACAAATTTCCAAATATAAAGAAATGGTCGTCATTGCCACCTCGGCAAGTGTTTTTAATCAGTATAAAGAAGAAAGTTTATCCGCTGGTTGTAACGAATTTATCGCTAAGCCCATTCGTGCAGAGATATTATTCAATTATTTACAACGCTATTTGCCGCTAGAATGGATTTACGAATCCGTACCCAAAAATAACTTGATAGCTGAACACAATGATAATAAAGCGTTATTCTCCTCAATCGCTTTACCGAGCCAAGTCGCAACTCAGCTCTTTGAATTAACGCAAATGGGCGATATCAATGGGATTATTGAACAAGCTCAACAATTACAACAACTCGATGAACGCTTCGCACCATTAGCGGCTCGGATTATTCGACTCGCACAACAATTTGAGGACGAAAAAATTAGTGAATTAGTGAAACCCTATTTAGCGAGTAAAGTAGAACACTAAAACGAATTATTGTCCAAATAAACGGTGAGTCATTTTGCATGAAGGTAACCACTCCGGTACTGAAAACATTATTAATTGTTGATGATATACCAGATAATATCAATATGTTATTAGAATTTCTAACGCAATCTGGTTTTAAAGTACTCGTTGCCAAGGAAGGGCAAGCTGCGATTAGAAAAGCCGAATATGCTCAACCCGATCTGATTATGTTAGATGTGATGATGCCAGGAATGGATGGATTTGAAGTCTGTAAAATATTAAAACG
Encoded here:
- a CDS encoding PAS domain-containing protein; translation: MRYKYKMTVLLLVIGSIFSITGFITVRQLEQQKIYFEMTKLAPKQIWSLQNALQNMVEMLHTLANFYAINPDGLDRQQFNTVTTPILLRHPYLFTLIWAPRVPHNQRSHYESMAQANYPQFRFTEHSSQEEFITASLRNEYFPIYYATSLNSIEHIYGFDLQSNYLFAQLLSQAKEKEILQATSRVKWIVDNSVDQDTILVFYPIYQKKMAINTGAQQQKYLRGFLVTVIRLKSLVQQVLEKSPHRDDFNLQIEDESASPNERLLYADSSSEKTLPAYQEPFEFAGRVWLITAFPKVNDSLLTQNWLSFSILIGGLAITVLMSRYLYTITQQTQQLQIEIAQRRRAEIALQQAEESLIEYNLTLEQQVSERIQELAEKNSLLQQKIQERQQAEQTLHDSTRHFNTILDNLPAFICLYASDRRIQFANRYFYEKIQPILTNFEQQLTAPAQASVEELAAADVFEKGLLSKVWEQPLANNRTYQIYEYPFVDSDGSVLILKMGIDITQHKQLEKALRASEERFELAMRGANDGLWDWNLETNELYLSPRWKSMLGYQDQELVNHFDEWSKRIHPDDLTHAIGDIEAYLDRKKPTYENTQRICHKNGHYVWILDRGIAVWNKEGKPTRFIGIRTDITAQKQAEAALRNSQERINRFFELPLIGMAITSPTKGWLEVNDKLCEMLGYSREELKQQTWSALTHPDDLAADSEQFNRLLSHQIEGYSRDKRYIHKNGNLVYTTLSLRCVRSTQGEVDYLVVLIQDITERKQAEKKLREQEEFLRLLIDNIPQYVFWKDIHSVFLGCNRRFAYLIQVNNPAEIIGKTEFELLREPLAQWLHENDSYVMSTNRALYHHLEEVIWSDGQSRWFETNKIPLHDAQGKVIGILGTSEDITERRRVELVLREYNQTLEREVAERTQALRKQDTFLRLVLDNIPQLISWKDINLVFLGCNQRVAQFANLNSTDDIIGKTDFDLIWRDYAEHFQHQDRQVIETNTPIYHAIDQVLRSDGRLFWWEVNKIPLYDDSGKVVGVLGTVEDITAHKQAEDALKQAHERFKIVLNSLNSAVYVSDMQTNEILFVNHSIQKLFAQELVGTICWQTLQPVGQSAVCDFCTNSRLISTTGQPTGVCTWEYHNKRLNKWFYVQDCAIPWDDGHLVRLSVATDITERKQTEDKLREREARLKAIFDNAATGIVLINMKGQIIQCNTKWLEMTGYTPAAIGSLSYFSLIHLDDIKYQQNYYKQLINKEIKSYQVEQRLLKNNGELFWVNVSVTAIYDSTEMLEALVGIMVDITERKQVESALRQSEERFDLAMQGSNDGLWDWNLDTDSVYFSPRWKQMIGFQEQEMSNRFEELINRIHPDDSSLVLAKIEDYLSKKTPVYEVQFRLQHKEGHFIWILSRGIAVWNKQGIAYRFIGTHMDLTAQKQAEQALRESEIYWRNLIEGALIGLLLVDTQGKIIEANPAYAHIVGYPLEELYQLTIWDITPKKYFSLEQKQLHLLKTTGRFGPIEKEYIHKHNYLVPVRLSGLLVTRKGKHLIWCNVEDITDQKQAKAKLQNAYRELARFKTILDITLDSLFMFDDETYRFLYVNQGAIQQFGYSAEELLQKTLLDLRTELATERFETVVNTLRNHSQPTTTFETTLQYKEGNQIPVEIFLQYIQIPGQVKCFVAIMRNISERKQMEQALRQSKAELEITVAQRTQELQEKQKLLEEQQKFTALVENSNDVIGISTLEGQVSYLNKAGRRLVGLEQNQRPLEKTQLTDYLAESLRPLWQQAIFPKVLQQEHWEGEVQLRHFQTGQLIETHSNVFIVRHPHTGIPLCLATVTRDITEQKRASIQLQQAKEAAEAANRAKSTFLANMSHELRTPLNGILGYTQILSRDRTLSNKHKQGIHIIERSGHYLLTLINDILDLSKIEAGKLELYPVDFNFIHFIQSITEIFQVRAQQKGITFIYEPLSSLPMGIHADDKRLRQILLNLLGNAIKFTHQGQVKLQVGYDKNKVRFQVEDTGIGIAAAEIDKIFLPFQQVGDPTYRIQGTGLGLAITKKLVELMGSELQVDSVLGQGSLFRIELELPAVVGLETTEPLESQALITGYRGRDELAKRYKILVIDDQLENRLVIVNLLTPLGFEVIEAPHGQEGLDKVQTESPNLIILDLIMPVMNGFEFVQQLRQISKYKEMVVIATSASVFNQYKEESLSAGCNEFIAKPIRAEILFNYLQRYLPLEWIYESVPKNNLIAEHNDNKALFSSIALPSQVATQLFELTQMGDINGIIEQAQQLQQLDERFAPLAARIIRLAQQFEDEKISELVKPYLASKVEH